The following proteins are encoded in a genomic region of Gammaproteobacteria bacterium:
- the glyS gene encoding glycine--tRNA ligase subunit beta, whose translation MSVKDDLLIEIGTEELPPKSLRQLSAAFSQGISDGLKKLGLSYEQLHSYATPRRLAVLVSQLDAAQQDKIVERRGPAVTAAFGDDGCPTPAAAGFAKSCGVQVEDLQTSKTDKGAWLVYHSEEKGQPTTDLIADVVNASLDKLPIPKRMRWGDSQSQFVRPVHWVVLLFGDQVIEAQIMGLTSGRVTRGHRFHHPETLYLGEPNAYSPLLETQGLVVADFDTRKEAVRAQVLEAAAQLGGTAVIDNDLLDEVTAMVEWPMAISGNFDTRFLQVPTEALITTMKSNQKYFHVVDATGALLPYFITVSNIASLKPEVVRAGNERVIRPRLADAEFFWNQDRKHSLESRQERLQTILFQKKLGTLYDKSQRVAALAAAVAAAMGADAEQAKRAAWLSKCDLMTEMVYEFPELQGIMGRYYCAHDGEAADVCSAMEEQYMPRFAGDSLPKTQAGQALAIADKLDTIVGIFGIGQAPTGNKDPFALRRAALGLLRTIIECELNLDIDQLLDQAIELLGSRLEDKDTKTKVYDFMMDRLRAYYQERKVPVELFEAVLARRPVQPLDFDRRVLAVTEFRQMEAAESLAQANKRSSNILRQAREKGIVLSTEVDPSLLEDDAEKALYSAIANLTGEVAPLFAAHDYSTALTRLASLQAPVDQFFLDVMVMVEAESLRNNRLALMAQMRDLFLQVADLSRL comes from the coding sequence ATGAGCGTTAAAGACGACTTATTAATTGAAATCGGTACTGAAGAGTTACCACCGAAGTCCTTGCGGCAGTTATCCGCTGCGTTTTCCCAGGGTATCAGTGATGGCTTAAAAAAACTGGGTTTGTCCTATGAGCAATTGCACTCCTATGCAACGCCCAGGCGTTTGGCGGTTTTGGTGAGCCAGTTGGACGCTGCGCAACAGGACAAAATAGTAGAGCGTAGAGGTCCTGCGGTCACGGCAGCCTTTGGCGATGACGGTTGTCCCACGCCGGCAGCCGCCGGGTTTGCTAAATCTTGCGGTGTTCAAGTGGAAGATTTGCAAACCAGCAAAACCGATAAAGGCGCCTGGTTGGTGTATCACAGCGAGGAAAAAGGGCAACCTACCACGGATTTGATTGCTGATGTAGTCAACGCCAGCCTGGACAAACTGCCCATACCCAAACGTATGCGTTGGGGCGATTCTCAGTCTCAGTTTGTGCGACCGGTGCACTGGGTGGTTTTGCTATTCGGTGACCAAGTTATAGAAGCACAGATTATGGGCTTGACCAGCGGCCGGGTCACTCGGGGTCACCGTTTTCACCATCCGGAAACTCTGTATTTGGGCGAGCCCAACGCATATTCTCCATTGTTGGAAACCCAAGGCTTGGTGGTGGCGGATTTTGACACCCGCAAAGAAGCTGTCAGGGCGCAGGTTTTGGAGGCGGCTGCACAACTGGGTGGAACAGCAGTCATCGATAATGATCTGCTGGATGAAGTGACGGCCATGGTGGAATGGCCCATGGCTATCAGTGGTAATTTCGATACCCGCTTTCTGCAAGTACCCACCGAAGCTTTAATAACCACCATGAAAAGCAATCAAAAGTATTTTCATGTGGTGGATGCCACAGGTGCTTTATTGCCCTATTTCATAACCGTTAGCAACATCGCCAGTCTCAAGCCGGAAGTGGTTCGTGCCGGTAACGAACGGGTGATTCGACCGCGCCTGGCGGATGCAGAGTTTTTCTGGAACCAAGACCGGAAACATTCACTGGAGTCGCGTCAGGAACGTTTACAAACCATTCTGTTCCAGAAAAAACTGGGAACTTTATACGATAAATCCCAACGCGTTGCTGCACTGGCGGCGGCTGTTGCCGCTGCGATGGGAGCTGATGCAGAGCAAGCCAAACGCGCAGCCTGGTTGTCCAAGTGTGATTTAATGACGGAAATGGTTTACGAGTTTCCGGAATTACAGGGCATTATGGGTCGTTACTATTGTGCTCACGATGGTGAAGCTGCCGATGTTTGCAGTGCCATGGAAGAGCAATACATGCCGCGTTTTGCCGGTGATTCCCTGCCCAAAACACAGGCAGGTCAGGCACTGGCTATTGCCGATAAACTGGATACCATCGTCGGTATTTTTGGCATTGGCCAAGCTCCCACGGGAAACAAAGACCCTTTTGCCTTGCGTCGGGCGGCATTGGGATTGTTGCGCACCATCATCGAATGCGAGTTGAACCTGGACATTGACCAATTGTTGGATCAAGCCATTGAGTTATTGGGCTCACGTTTGGAAGATAAGGACACCAAAACGAAAGTCTATGATTTTATGATGGATCGTTTGCGGGCTTACTACCAGGAACGCAAAGTGCCGGTGGAGTTGTTTGAAGCGGTGTTGGCCAGACGGCCTGTGCAGCCTTTGGACTTTGACCGCCGTGTGCTTGCGGTAACGGAGTTTCGGCAAATGGAAGCAGCTGAAAGTCTGGCACAGGCCAATAAGCGCAGTTCCAATATTTTGCGTCAAGCTCGGGAAAAAGGCATTGTACTCTCCACAGAGGTGGATCCATCCTTGTTAGAGGATGATGCGGAAAAAGCGTTGTATTCTGCTATCGCGAATCTAACCGGGGAAGTGGCGCCTTTGTTTGCAGCGCACGACTACAGTA
- a CDS encoding glutamate--cysteine ligase, translated as MGQEISRIQFEQRHFDRFENRLAEETRLLSQWFAENRFCDDRFASGFELEVWIVDRNAKPQPINEKLIQTMANPMVTQELAAFNIEFNFGAETLKNSAFTHHREEMMQLWRHGSATAKNLDSQLAMIGILPTVKSTDLTMANVSSMKRYAALNEQVLRMRNGRPLRLDIHGNEILRLSHEDVMLESATTSFQIHLQVPISKALRAYNASIILSAPVVAVAANSPYLFGKNLWSETRIPLFEQSVEVGGYGDASQGPMRRVSFGSGYARESLMEIFEENYQHFPVLLPMLQQEPLEHFANVRLHNGTLWRWNRPLIGLGDKLPHIRIEHRVVPAGPTLEDNLANAAFYYGLVYALAQQQPAPETQLPFELARDNFYRAAQYGLDTNIVWLDGKKIKIQTLILKTLLPLAAKGLQRLQVDQTDIDRYLTIIESRTVNNCTGAEWQRAFVCRYGPDMEKLTTSYIENQESGLPVHNWGINR; from the coding sequence ATGGGACAGGAAATCTCCCGGATCCAGTTTGAACAACGTCATTTCGACCGGTTCGAAAACCGCTTAGCCGAAGAAACCCGGTTATTGTCCCAATGGTTTGCGGAAAATCGCTTTTGTGATGACCGATTTGCTTCCGGCTTCGAGTTGGAAGTCTGGATTGTGGACCGGAACGCCAAACCCCAGCCCATTAACGAAAAACTGATCCAAACCATGGCAAATCCCATGGTCACCCAGGAACTGGCCGCTTTCAATATCGAATTCAATTTTGGCGCCGAAACCCTAAAAAACAGCGCATTCACCCACCACCGGGAGGAGATGATGCAGCTGTGGCGACACGGCAGTGCCACTGCGAAAAACCTCGATAGCCAATTGGCGATGATCGGAATTTTGCCCACGGTGAAAAGCACTGACTTGACCATGGCCAATGTATCGTCAATGAAACGCTATGCGGCTCTTAACGAACAAGTATTACGTATGCGCAATGGTCGACCACTGCGGTTGGATATACACGGTAATGAGATCCTGCGTTTAAGCCATGAGGATGTCATGCTGGAATCGGCAACCACATCTTTTCAAATTCACCTGCAAGTACCCATCTCCAAGGCTCTGCGCGCCTATAATGCATCCATCATACTATCGGCCCCCGTGGTCGCTGTCGCAGCCAACTCGCCCTATTTATTTGGAAAGAACTTGTGGTCAGAAACGCGTATCCCCCTGTTTGAACAATCGGTGGAAGTGGGTGGATACGGTGATGCGTCCCAAGGTCCCATGCGGCGCGTGTCTTTTGGTTCCGGTTATGCCCGTGAATCTTTGATGGAAATTTTCGAAGAAAATTACCAACACTTCCCCGTTTTACTACCTATGTTGCAGCAAGAGCCTTTAGAACATTTTGCCAATGTGCGCCTCCACAATGGCACCCTATGGCGCTGGAACCGCCCTCTGATCGGCTTGGGGGATAAATTACCTCATATTCGTATCGAACATCGTGTCGTACCGGCCGGCCCCACGCTGGAGGACAATCTGGCCAATGCGGCCTTTTATTACGGCCTGGTTTACGCCCTGGCACAACAACAACCTGCGCCGGAAACCCAACTGCCGTTTGAGTTGGCGCGGGACAATTTCTACCGAGCCGCTCAATATGGCCTGGATACCAACATTGTGTGGCTGGATGGTAAAAAAATCAAAATTCAAACCTTGATTCTCAAAACACTACTGCCTTTGGCCGCCAAAGGTCTACAACGACTTCAAGTAGACCAAACGGACATTGATCGCTATTTGACAATTATTGAATCCAGAACCGTGAATAACTGCACCGGCGCCGAATGGCAACGGGCATTTGTCTGCCGCTACGGCCCCGATATGGAAAAACTCACCACCAGCTACATTGAAAATCAAGAATCCGGGCTGCCGGTACACAACTGGGGTATCAATCGCTGA
- a CDS encoding class I SAM-dependent methyltransferase yields MESQAHRDKSELIPHPPLQQYYADEQHRRGFVSWLFDETACHYDWIIRAMSFGSGNWYRHKALLRAGLKQDDAMLDIATGTGPVAKAALRIVGPGGSVTGLDRSANMMLEAKKTVQIPFIQSDAAHLPFPDNSFDFLSMGYALRHVDDLHATFDEYLRVLKPGGTVLVMELTRHKSAFVNRFLKFYMRRIVPKIARIGSGTKDAETLMTYFWDTIENCVPPDDIMKAMANSGFLDNRRYCDMGIFSEYVGVKPE; encoded by the coding sequence ATGGAATCCCAAGCCCACAGAGACAAGTCTGAATTAATTCCTCACCCGCCGTTGCAGCAGTACTATGCAGACGAACAACATAGACGGGGGTTCGTTTCATGGTTATTTGATGAAACGGCGTGCCACTACGATTGGATTATTCGCGCCATGTCGTTTGGATCGGGGAATTGGTATCGACACAAAGCTTTGTTACGGGCTGGATTGAAACAAGATGACGCCATGTTGGATATTGCCACGGGAACCGGACCGGTGGCTAAAGCCGCCCTACGCATTGTGGGTCCCGGTGGTTCTGTGACAGGTTTGGATCGAAGCGCCAATATGATGTTGGAAGCCAAAAAAACTGTGCAGATTCCTTTTATTCAATCCGATGCCGCGCACTTACCGTTTCCCGACAATTCTTTCGATTTTCTTAGTATGGGTTATGCTTTGCGCCATGTGGATGATCTTCACGCCACTTTTGACGAATACTTGCGAGTTTTAAAACCGGGCGGCACGGTATTGGTTATGGAATTGACTCGGCACAAGTCTGCCTTCGTTAACCGATTCCTCAAGTTTTATATGCGCCGCATTGTTCCCAAAATAGCCCGCATTGGCTCGGGTACCAAAGACGCGGAAACGTTGATGACCTACTTTTGGGATACCATCGAAAATTGCGTACCACCCGATGATATAATGAAAGCCATGGCAAACAGTGGCTTTTTGGATAATCGACGTTATTGTGATATGGGGATATTCAGCGAGTATGTCGGTGTAAAGCCCGAATAA
- a CDS encoding M14 family metallopeptidase, with protein MLHITDQLPEGFLQTGPQELHNILSGPTLIHLQGRRQQPLFVSVLLHGNETTGFYAVQKLLQKYSHQALPRSLSLFVGNVTAARTAERRLNGQVDYNRVWPHRGFSHDSVECNMMGQVVQEMQQRDVFLSVDIHNNTGLNPHYACINRLDNAFYHLATLFSRTVIYFVRPKGVQSQAFAELCPAVTVECGQTENHHGIEHALEYLQACLDLSELPTHPVHTQDMDLFHTVATVKVAPHIRFSFSEESVDLLFESRLDLMNFSELKTGTRWGKVNVPDDADPVLTVMSETGEDVVHRYFRQRNGELLTTGPIMPSMLTTQEDIIRKDCLCYLMERMPLKDAEAAELS; from the coding sequence ATGCTTCATATAACAGACCAATTACCCGAGGGTTTTTTGCAGACCGGACCACAGGAGCTACACAATATTCTGTCCGGACCGACCCTGATACACTTGCAAGGTAGACGCCAACAACCTTTGTTTGTCTCGGTTCTCTTACACGGCAACGAAACCACCGGGTTTTACGCAGTGCAAAAACTGTTACAAAAATATTCCCATCAAGCTCTACCGCGCTCACTATCTCTGTTTGTGGGTAATGTTACCGCAGCACGGACCGCCGAACGCCGCCTCAATGGCCAAGTGGATTACAACCGCGTCTGGCCCCACAGAGGCTTCAGTCATGATTCAGTGGAATGTAATATGATGGGACAGGTTGTTCAAGAAATGCAACAACGTGATGTTTTTCTCAGTGTGGACATACACAACAATACCGGACTCAATCCACACTATGCCTGTATTAATCGGCTGGATAATGCCTTTTATCATCTAGCTACGTTATTCAGCCGCACAGTAATCTATTTTGTGCGTCCCAAGGGAGTTCAGTCCCAGGCGTTTGCCGAATTGTGTCCGGCAGTGACTGTGGAATGCGGCCAAACCGAAAACCACCACGGTATAGAGCATGCGTTGGAATATTTGCAGGCCTGCCTGGATCTGTCTGAACTACCAACACACCCTGTCCATACCCAGGATATGGACCTATTTCACACAGTAGCCACCGTAAAAGTTGCGCCGCATATTCGATTTAGTTTTAGTGAGGAGAGCGTTGATTTGTTGTTCGAGTCCCGCCTTGACCTGATGAACTTCAGTGAATTAAAAACCGGTACGCGCTGGGGAAAAGTCAATGTTCCAGATGATGCAGACCCGGTGCTGACGGTAATGAGTGAAACCGGTGAGGATGTGGTCCATCGCTATTTCCGCCAGCGCAATGGCGAACTGCTCACCACCGGTCCTATCATGCCTTCCATGTTAACCACCCAGGAAGATATCATCCGAAAAGATTGTCTTTGTTACCTTATGGAGCGCATGCCTCTTAAAGACGCTGAGGCAGCTGAATTATCTTAA
- the glyQ gene encoding glycine--tRNA ligase subunit alpha: MSASNKSISSFQDLILALQEYWAEQGCVVLQPYDMEVGAGTFHPATFLRAIGPEPWSAAYVQPSRRPTDGRYGDNPNRLQHYYQFQVVIKPSPKNIQELYIGSLRMLGFDPLEHDIRFVEDNWESPTLGAWGLGWEVWLNGMEVTQFTYFQQVGGLDCNPVTGEITYGLERIAMYLQGVQSIYDIVWTDGPLGKITYGDVFHQNEVEMSAYNFEHADVANLFAQFDACEAQSNYLIGQGLPLPAYEMVLKASHYFNLLDARHAISVTERQRYILRVRALSRAVAQAYFDAREVLGFPMLLSPELRESN, from the coding sequence ATGTCTGCATCAAACAAATCCATATCCAGCTTTCAGGACCTGATTTTAGCCTTGCAGGAGTACTGGGCAGAACAAGGCTGTGTGGTTTTACAGCCTTATGATATGGAAGTCGGCGCCGGTACTTTCCATCCGGCCACTTTTTTGCGTGCCATTGGTCCCGAACCTTGGAGTGCAGCCTATGTGCAACCCTCGCGTCGACCCACAGACGGTCGTTATGGCGACAATCCCAATCGACTGCAACACTATTACCAGTTTCAAGTGGTGATAAAACCTTCACCGAAAAACATTCAGGAATTGTACATTGGTTCCCTAAGAATGTTGGGGTTTGATCCCCTGGAACACGATATCCGCTTTGTTGAGGATAACTGGGAGTCTCCCACCTTGGGTGCCTGGGGTTTGGGCTGGGAGGTTTGGCTCAACGGTATGGAGGTCACCCAATTCACCTATTTTCAACAAGTGGGAGGTTTGGACTGCAACCCAGTGACGGGTGAAATCACTTATGGTCTGGAGCGTATAGCCATGTATTTGCAAGGGGTTCAAAGTATTTACGACATAGTGTGGACCGATGGACCTCTGGGGAAAATCACATATGGTGATGTATTCCATCAGAACGAAGTGGAAATGTCCGCATACAATTTTGAGCACGCCGATGTGGCCAATTTATTTGCTCAATTTGATGCTTGTGAGGCCCAAAGCAATTATTTAATCGGCCAGGGTTTACCCTTGCCGGCCTATGAAATGGTGCTAAAAGCTTCCCATTATTTCAATTTGCTGGATGCCCGTCACGCCATCAGTGTCACTGAACGGCAACGCTATATATTGCGAGTACGTGCCTTGTCTCGTGCCGTGGCTCAAGCCTACTTCGATGCTCGGGAAGTGTTGGGTTTTCCCATGTTGCTTTCACCCGAATTAAGGGAGAGCAACTAG